The window TGATGGCAGGATAGTGAAGCAGCTGTGGATGGGGTGGGTGATGTCCCTCGCGATCCTGAGGGCTATGTGGGTCAGACGTGTGCTGTAGATGtcatggagggatggaaggggGGCACCGAGGATCTTTTCAGCTGCTCTCACTGTGCGCTGCAAGGTCTTACGGCAGAGTTCAGTGCAGCTGCCAAACCACACAGTGAGGCAACTGGTCAGGATGCTCTCAATTGTGCCGCGATAAAAAGAGAGCATGATGGAGGCTGGGATTTTGACGCTCCTCAGTTTGCGGAGGAAGTAGAGGCGTTGTTGGGCTTCCAGGAGTTGGTGTTCCAGGAGAGGTCTTCAGTGATGTACACGCCCAGGAATTTGGTGTTGGTCACTCTCTCCACAGCTGTCCCGTTAATGGCCAGAGGAGGGTGCTGGATGTGTACTCTCCTGAAGTCAACGATGATCTCCTTTGTCTCCGAAGATAATCAGAAGATTATCAAGCAATTCTAGAGTGAAACGCCTTGCCGAGTGTAAGGAAACATGGTTTGAGGCAAAGATCATGGGTCCTCCAGCAAGATAAAGACCCAAAGCACACCTCCAAAAGCACGCAGGAATGgttgaaagggaaaaaaatagggCTGTCAGCGTTAACGCGTTAATCGCGATTAGATTAATGCAATCCATAATGcgttattttcttttaatcgcattttaatcgcaAACCTTTTTGTCCCTTCTACTCACCCGTAGTCGACTCCTCTGTAATGATCCAGAAGAGGGCGGTAATGCACCGGAAAAAACTGGATGCCAACCGCCAATAAacctcaagaagaagaagactcctCTGTAGCGCCATGTTTGCTGTTTCCTAAAGTAAACTTACCGTGATGGAAAGAAAGAGTGCTGCTGGAGTTTTGAACGGCTTGTTTAACTATAAAAAATGTCTAGACGGTTCAGTTGACAGGTCAAAAGTAAAATGCAACCTTTGTCAAAAGGAATTTAACTACCACCGCAGTACATCGACTTTGAGTTACCACCTTCATGCTAAACACCCAGGTGCAGCAGACACACCCCAGCCAAGCGAACCCCAGCTCCGCCAAAATACCATTTTGGAGTGCGAGAGTCGCCGGAGACCTCTGGATGAAAGTACGTCGAAGAAGTTAACTAAAGCAATCGCTAAATGGGTGGCAACTGACTGCAGACCAGTCAACATCGTAGAAGACTCAGGTCTTAGGGATGTTATCAGGCTGGCATGTTCTGACCAGGCGTACACCTTACCTTCGCGGGGAACAATTGTTACACACATACAGGAGCTATATGAAACTGAGAAAGAAGCTAAAATGAACCTCCTGCAAAATGCAAATGGTGTGGGATTAACTGGGGATCACTGGACGTCGGTAAGCAACCACAATTATCTTGGAGTTACTGCTCACCACATAGACATTGACTGGAAATTGCACTCGTTTGCTTTAACGGTTCGACATACAGAAGAACGGCACTTTGCAGAAACATGTGCCCAACATTTTTCCGAAATTGCAGAGCAGTGGAATGTCGCAGGGAAGGTGACAACAATTGGCACCGATAGTGCCCGTAATATGACAGCAGCAGCAAGACTCCTGCCATACGAACACATGCCGTGCATTGCGCACAGTTTACAGAGATCCATCACCATGGCAATCCGTGACAGTGGTCTTGAGAATGTCTTGGCAAAATGTCGCAAACTTGTCGGACATTTTAAGCACAGTCCAGCAAATTCAGCAGAACTGCGACGACAACAAGAAGAGTCTGGACAGCAACAGGAGCCCCTCATCCAGGATGTTTCCACCAGGTGGAACTCCACTGTCAGCATGATCACCCGGCTTCTCAGAAACAAGGATGCAGTCAGAGCTACACTTGAGCTTCATCAACAAAGAAGCACACCAGCCATGCTGACAAATGCTGAACTGGAGAAGATCGAAAAGCTTGAAATACTCCTTGAACCGTGCAGGTAAGCTACTTAAAAATCACAACAACAAatattttgaatttattttgttgtaaaTGATATGAAAATGATAAAATAGTTGATTTATTACTTTCTCTTTGATCACTGATAATTTATTGCAAAAAGTAAATCATGCTGCTGTTCTAGTTTCAACAGTTGTAGTGGTTATATGAATATAAACACTGcaagatgaaaaggaggaaggcCTACACACTGTTAGGCTCTAAAAATTAATTTCTAAATTTTATTACTTAACAGTGTGCAGGATTTCctcatttttctctcttttataaCTGGCAATtaattgcactttatttttcatGGCAGGTATGTGACGGAGCTTTTGGGAGGAGAACAGTACATATCCTGCTCTGTGGTCCTGCCTGCACTGTGCCATTTGTTCCGAGTGATGGAGGGTTCTGACGATGATCCAGGCTATGTGCTCCGTTTTAAAGCGGCATTCACGTCTGACCTGTCAAAGCGGAAAGAAAGCACCAATGTCCAGTGGTTGAAAGTGGCAACGGCGCTGGACCCCAGATTTAAAGATCTGAAATGCCTTCCCAGATCTGAAAGGGAAGGAGTCTGGAAGTCAATTAAAGAAGAGAGTTCCCAGCAGTCTGAGCCTCACAGAgaaacagagccagatccaACTAAAAAGAAGATGAGCCTCCTGTTAGCTGCGTCAGATTCAGATGAAGAAGGGGACCCTGCATCTGACATGTCTGTGGATCGGTACAGAGGTGAGCCCAGCATCTCCATAGAGGATTGTCCATTGAAATGGTGGTCTGGACACGCAGGGGCCTACCCAAGCTTGGCACCTCTGGCACAAAAATATCTGGCTACACCTGCAACGACGGTACCATGTGAAAGACTGTTCTCACTCTCTGGTCACATTCTGCAAAAGAAGAGAGCAGCACTGTCCACTGATATTGTCACCAGGCTGGTCTGTGTTAGCAATTGgctcaaagaaaagaaataggAGAGAAAACTTAGAACTCAGACAGTTCAGGATTTCATGTCTAATGAAtgcagttgttttttgttttgtttttcatttcactttACTGTCATTGGGACAttgtctcccccccccccccccccctgtgctGTACAGGTGAATTATGAGGATTACATTCTTCATTTGAAGCTTGGAAATGTTACAAATATCCTACTGTGGCTTTCTATGTTTTGGACTGTTCTGTTTGTCATAAGCGAATTACAAATTTCACACCAGTGTTACATATCACTTGATTGCTGTTATTTCAAGTTAGGATTAGTATGGTTGTTTTGCTAATGgtgctattatttatttttgaagtaGCATAAGAGAGTGACCTGATATATTGAGCTCTTAAAGTAAGCACTATGTTACTTTATTCCTCTTAATACTTGTTGTTGAAGTTGTTTCCTACCTCTAAGCCATGGTTTCATGAGCACACTGCTATAGCATTTTGTTTAAGCTGtatgtttgtattttttattttgaaatagacAAGTGAGTCTATATGgcactttgtttaatttgaaaaactGTATTTGAAGTAGACAGTGTTTTAAGTTGGTCTACATGGcacttttttgaaagaaaatacaaaaggtcaaaaaggaaattctttctttgtgttcatTTGATTCCCAATTAAGACACAATGGTAAGAAATGATTTACATTATGGGCTTAAAACTGCCTTGAAATGCGAAATAACAGAATTTTAAACATGCAATTcaaaatgcgattaatcgcgattaacttTTGAAAttctgcgattaatcgcgattaaaaaaaataatcgtttgacagccctagaaAAAAATGATTGTTTTAAAATGGCCATCCATGTGTTCTGATCTCAGTCTAATTGAAATCTTTGGGGGAGCTTAAATCTGCAATTGGAAAAAGGAACGCTGAAAATGTTCAAGAGCCTGAGCATATTGCAAAGGAATTGTGGGAGAAAATGCCATCCGAGAAGTTCAAGAAGCTTAAAGATGGATGTATGAAATGTTTTGAGGCTGTCATCACTGTCAAAGGGTGAGCAACCAAATATTAAGGAGGGTTGCCAATATTAGTGCacaaacatgtattttttttacttttgaaatTACACTATCTATGTTGAATAACAATTGTCTTTGTTAAATTATTTTCAACCTCCAATTAAAAGATCCTGCTGACATAAATTTGGTATATTTCCATTTATTTCTGAAGATATTCACTGTTATGCAAAACATGAAGGGCTGCCAATAATGGTGCACAGGACTATATCTGCTGAAGCTTTGCTGTTGGGGCACAGCAACCATGTCGGTGTGCGAGAGCGAGAAGGGGAGTTAGTGTCTGGAGGTCCTTTGGCTACCATTCAGGAgggaaaaacaaccaaacataTCCACAAAATGAATTATGTTGTATGTAACAATTTTTGCGAAAAAAGTGGCATAAAATAATTTCACACCAACAAATAATTAAGAATTTAATAAGGACATTCTTTTAGTCAACACTTTATGTACATACAGGTCTGTGTACAATAGACAATCTCTTATGCCATATGTAAATATATTCTTGGCTTTTTaagttttcttgttttcttcacaGCTTGTTAATGTCTCTGTACAGTCTTGGCATTTTACAGCTTATTAAAATTCCCTGAAGACGCACTCCAAGGACGTTTCCGTTATCCAGCTGTATCATTTCAGCTGTCAGGCCACATTTTTGCAGGAAATGCCACGAACAGCACAAAAGAAATGCTTCCATGACAGgcaggagaagaaagaaagttgtgttgcatacatgtatgtgtaatGTTTTATCTATTTAAATGCATCTCTTAAACTCTAATTAAATCGCAGAGTTACAATCTCATAGCCTTTAGAGGAATCTTCCGGAAGTTCTATTGTGTCCCATTTACATTGGAAGTTCTCAAGTTGACTGCTTTCAGgttgtaaaaatctgaaaaacacACTGGATGTCCCCACCAAACATCTGACCAAGTTGCTGCAGCTGCTAGCTATAGTTAGCGAtgcttaaggctgaattaaggttctgcgtcacaccaacgcagagcacacgccgtcgccatgacgccgtcgtgaacccttcggacttctccgtcactccatttcgtcgcggtgcagtaccccccgcgaccgctagttagcgatctttttctgaatggtttatccgactttttccggtcacagtgaatcaaagagataaggacaactattgtgcaaaaaaccaaaacaaaaaaaatcacacataaacgaagaaaagaggcctgaaagttcactactgcttcaaaccggaaaccggaaatgcgttgcttccaagcgaaccaatcacagccctctccgtctgcgcgtcgtctgcgtcgcctcgacgcgtagttacaattttcgggaggtgcccgtcagtgacggcgcaggtgatggcgtgtggtctgcgtcgacccaaaccacacaccgtaggcacggcgtcgttttgacgcagaaccatatttcagcctttacttATAACAATGCTGCATTTAGCGAACAACACAGCAGCACTTCCTCTATTAAAATGCAAATTCTGACTGTTTATCCTTCTGACTGAACAAGATAAAACTAAAATGTTATAAACACTGAAATTGTTTACTTGAAGTTGATTGTAGCAGCCATGTTGGATCTGGAGTTGTGGTCAGGGACGTTTCTTTGTCTTTGTGAGTCAGAATTCCAACTCTGAAATCCAAGTTTACAAATTACTATGTactctgttttcatctgttgAAGCCTGTAATGATTTTCTTACCTCTAGAGGGCAgatgcatgaaaaaaaatatgtacgAACAAAACTTTACAAGCCATTTTGCTTCATACAAGCTGGTTTTTATCAAAGTCAGATTGTGACAGTGACAGAAAATAAAGCTAAACAGACAATTCTTCTGACATCGTTAACCATCATCCTATAACATGAATATGTTGGGGGGGGTTTGACTTCGTAACTTCATTTGATGGTATAAAGTAGCCTACTAATATTTGTGTTAAAGGAGCTGCAGGCAGTTGTGTGGAGCTGGAGTCTTTGGAAGATGGTGCGTATTTTAAGGAGATTGAGTATTAAAGCACTGTTTAAATTTACAGCACCAGAAGACAATTGGCTCAGGCACTGCCTAAAGTCCCCtaagtctttaaaaaaaaaaatttggtcAGGCGTATTtagtttaaaatgtaattgtcTAATTTATTTACGCACCTATTACCAAAGCGTCTCCATCCGCTCATGGGTAAAAATGCAAATGGACCCAACAGTTCAATATTTAGGATGCAGATACGCTTCTCAAAATAACATGTCCGACACTGCACCATCTATTGTTAACAAGTCCAACGGTCCTTCCTCCTCTTAGTCTTTCTGCTCTCATATGAAAGGCAGAGAGAAATGCACTGGAGTCTAGATGATGTTTCTGCAGCTTCATCTTCATGAAAACACATTCATTCCAGAGTTTGTCTTCACCAGTGCTCCAAGTGCTGGTTCTGTGTTATACACAGAAAATACTCTCTTATACTCTCCCTTTAAGACATTGAGCTCCATGAAGAATTGTAAGTGGCCCCTGGCATTTCCTTGAGCTCTGTCATACTGTCTGTTGATtgatttaggtatttattttcattttgcatTCGTCTGTTTGCTAAACATACATAAACAACTTGAAACtcaaaagaaattaaagctgcaagcagcgatgaaaggggccctcgcacgtgcaattttcaccaataaaattcaaggactcaaaaccaagtccgatgacaccacccacgactctttatgtcaagcattcaaaagttatggcagaaagtaggaactatcaaatatggagcaatcagatgaaggggggcgcgcatcgtcgccacggtgacacttttgtatgagaaaagtaatgcccatcgtcacaggattgagacgcacattttgatgtataacacatctgggagCATGTTACgattcgggccgcattaacggctgaagaaatggcataaattgcgccaaaattacacgattaattcaaaatggccgacttcctgttcggttttggccatggcgccaagagacttttctttaagttgcgacatgatacaggtgtgtactgattttcgtgcatgtacgtcaaaccgtattgtggggcttgaggcacgaagttttctagggggagtTGTTGggccattaggccacggccattaatgcaaaccattaaatatcaaatttttcaccaggcctggcttgcgtgcaaaatttggttacTTTTGGAGCATGTTTacgggggcaaaaaggccctcatttcgtcggaaaaatacaaataaaaacgaggaaaaaaaatgaggaaaacaattcctacagatacaatagggccttcgcactgtcagtgcccTACTAATAGTGTGGTCTTTAGATTTGGCTCTTCAATCCAAAGCTTAACCGTGTAAGTATCTTCAGCTGTATCCTTCAAGGTAAAAAATAACTTCTCTTCTACAGTACATGCATTTAATAACTTTACTGATtcagattgattgattgaggaACACAGGTTTCTGCTGGACCTTATCCCAGCTGTCTTTGGGCAAATGGCAgggatacaccctggacaggtcatctGTAAAGATTACGTTTGTGTCGTCTTAGGTTGTATTTCACAGTTAACAGGTCTTGCAGCCAGAAACCTGTTTGAGGAGTTCTGGGATCCTCATCTTCCATGCAATACTGTTTacggctgcaactaacgactattttaataattttaatattttttttaaggacagacaattgtgttatataaaaaataaattataaaaaaaaaaaaataaaacgtctcgtattttttctccatcaagaTGGTAAAATGGGTTCTGGATGACAGGATgttctctgggttgaactggtgtatcatttgttgaaacacGTCACCATCAACCATGGAGAGCGGCTCATATCACAGATCAGCTGCAGTATTGACTCAGTGAGGGCAGTCGCCTGTTGCAGGCTACACGTCTGCTACTTTTGCAgaaaggggtccatggtggctctTTTTCGGTCTGcgtgcatttaatttaaaataattttgtcaggcacagtcaggcataacgttaaagctctcctttaaagccaaaatacgcttaatatcttaccaaggcgagtccgtttcatTCAATTCAATGCTCCTGCATTACCGAcatgctcccgtgataagcatgctttgcaaaccttgcaagtaatctTATCATTTTTGCCAGAttcaggctaaaatgctcccaaacttttgaagttttgttacatgcagctgctGTACAGCACGCCGTCATTTTTGTTTAACAGCTACCCGCTCGGCTGAGACAcggagattgtattgaagtgagacgcctcactccgttggaaaaacacgtctggcgacagttgtcgacaatggaattcattgtcgacaattttgattatcgatttttgtcgacaatgtcgatgaatcgttgcagccctaatactGTTTTGAAATCTGATGACATTCTGATGTTTGCAGCTCAATCACAGCAACTGCAGGAGATTCAGATGTTTAGGTCCAGGTATTTAATGGCCATTTGAAACAAGAAGCAATCACATCTTCGACTCAAACTTGTTTTACATTtgatttaaagcgacactacgtaacttttccaccttaatatcatatttccagagtcattgtgatggtacatcaacttccaacaggtttaatgacacctctgtcatggtctgagggggtctgtatcgccttcactggcactatgtaactttgaggagcatggtgggaaccctgccacactaaaaaactacaaatctttacggctttgactgctttacggcatatgtcacttccccctccttcccgattcgcagtcgagacgaaaataaAGAATGGatctccgacgaggagctccattcttcagtagggatttcatatggatccagaccgttaataatcatgattttctccatataccgctccctggcttccttgtttaaggtaccCCGGtgaattccagttcctttccagcaacATCTtcttttttgcgttccgtctgttcacttggtgaaacagaaaagcgtcccgtcttctctcaaaacaaatgcacgcgacgggacaggagttttccggcagtacgcgctggtgctcatgggaaacgtagtgttctttctggtaaaacactaccgcttttgtccaaaagatgccgccaaactcagaaaagctgaaagttacgttgtgctgctttaaccatCTTCTCTCCAAACATGGTTTCTTTcactgcacgcacgcacgcacgcacgcacgcacgcacgcacgcacgcacgcacgcacgcacgcacgcacgcacgcacgcacgcacgcacgcacgcacgcacgcacagttatataataaaatatttaatgGAGCATTTCAaatcaaaaagcaaaaaaaaaggctaagGTTTAAGGAGAAAGCAACGCAGCTGCAAGGAAGTTGAGATGTTTGTTTGCAAACTTTGGATTCAAAGTTCTATTGTGAGATTTATAACTCAGATTATAGTTATGTGGGTGTGGCTACACTATTATATTTTCATCTTTTCCTCTTGACTGTTTCAATTTCATTGTAAACTGAGGAAATGTCTAAACGCCCCCAATGGGTTTCTAATAGCTTTCCCCAGCTTTGTGTGCtttaattatttacatttttcaaatgcATGGCAGGTACTTAGAGGAGGCTACTTTGCTGGTCTTTGGGACACATTTTCAGGAGTGAAAGTGTTtaaacactttaaagtttgcACCACTTGGTCTTTTCTGAACAAAGCACAGCTTTAACAAAGGAAGAGTCTCTCCTTGTGAAACTTGGCTTTTGTAAATCTGAGACAATTACAGGCTTTTTCCATTATTTTTGGTGCAAAGCTTCTAGAGCCGGAAATTTAAACTggagactgaaaatgaacacaaCATGTCCACTTTATATCTATTAATGGGTTAGgtattactttaaaaaaattagaggGGGGCAGTAAAGACTCCGTCAGAGTGACATTTAAATTCACACCCCCCATAAATCACATCATTTTAGTTTGAAGGGCCTTTTTTATGGCAGTAATCCATAGAGAACTGCTTTCTTAGTAGTTGCTTTGGCCTTGATAAAAAACTTTGCTATAAGTTTCAGCTCAGTGCCAAGCTGTCCAAGCTGCGAGTTTTACTGTGGTGTCAGCTCCAGCTGttttcagcccccccccccaggaaaAAAGCAGGAAAAAGCTGCTTAGCAACAAACAGAAGACAAAGTTAGTCGGAATTTCCCCAAGGACGCATTACACAGACCTAAATAAAGGAGTGTGAATATCACACCTCCCAGGTGGTGAGAAAACAAATGGAGGCTGACGCTGCTCTGTAACTACTGGGTAATAACACATGGTTCAGCGTGAGTGACGATTCCATCTCTGTGATGTACGTAGACACTGTTTAATATGGGTGAGATGTCTCACCAGACAACCCTTCTTGCTTGGGAGAGTGAGTAGAGGTGCTTGTCTTGAATTATGTGGCGTCACCTGCACGGGATATTTAGGGTTCTACCTGCGGCGGACGGACACGTTTCACCAGCCAGGATTGGCGTAATGAGATGAATCCTTGGGCATGCATCCCATATTGAGACATCTCACTCATATTAATCAGAAAACCGGGGTTATGTAAATAACCTAAAGTTTTGCATATCAGCTATATGCTTTCTTATGGAATATACAATGAAAATAGCCATcctgtcaaaataaaagctaaaTTCTTTTACATCCTCCTTTGATGCCTAATCTGCTGTTTCTCAGAGTTTAagccttccatcttttctgaaCTAGAAATAATGTCAAAATGTCTGAGTTGTgtgtaaaaatgaaaaagataaaaaaaataacaattctaTGAGATCTGTGCATCCTGAAtgaaaaatggaataaaatgaattCACAAGGAACTTACATAATTTTACATGGACCTGCTGTACATGAGTTCAAAATCGAGAAAAATGTCATGAAAAGTAGCATAATTACCGGTAGGTCCTCTTcaactgagtttttttttcGGAAACACCTGTGAGTTTGGCGAATACAGGTGTCCTGTCAAGGTAGTTATCCCCAGCAAGAATTCCCCTGAAACTGGAGCGTGCACTGAATAAGAAGAGGCTGATCCACACTGTAATGCCTCAATTTCACCCAAATAGATCATTGTTGGAGTGTTGCTGCTTTTAGCAGGGAGGTTTGGCAAAGCTACTTTGTGGAtcatgacaaaataaataatcacgatcataatgatgatgttaatgcatttaaaatatTACTTGTAAGCCACCAGGCTGCACAGACCTACAAACTGTTTCTAGCAGACTCAGTCTGACATAAATTTGTATCCCCTCTCCATAAAAGTAGATGATACCATCTggtatttagttttacacataCTTAAGATTATATGTCAATAAGTAGAGTTGCTTATTGTTGCCTTAAACTACATGAAGAATTACaatttcattcattttaaaaCTCTTATAGTACTGACTTAGCATacgtgtttttattcatttttatttcaattattACTTAGACTCTTATTGCATCAGACTTTATTGTTCCTGGCTTCATATCTTTATGGATATTGTGCAAAGTGCTGTACAATTTGTACAGCACTTAGGTCAACTTTGTTGTTTTAAAATAcgatataaatacatttttacttgATTGACTTGAGCAAACTGGCATTATCAATTACCCAGGTTGCAGACAGACACATTTGGGACTAACTCGGGTTATTTTTGGCACTTATGGTTCAGTTATAGCGCTGACTAGAGATATGTGGGCCTGTTGTGTCCCAAAGTTGGGTTTTGGCATACTGTATGCTGAATGAGCCAGATGTGGCCCAAATTCCAGAAAAATTAACAATCAGGCTCCAGGCCTTTTCCCCTCCAGAAAGGGATGTTTGTCATCAAAACTACATTTACGTCAAAAGAAATTGCAGCTGTGGGCCGGTTTTGGGCCAAACATTCTTTATTTGGGTAGTGTAATGATAGACAGACATATCACtgatcaaaaaataaaatatgtattttactTTTAGCTTTTAATAACATAAGGatatataaacattttttttggtcCTGTACAACACAATGCCATCTATTTTTAAAGTGATTAATTGACTATATATTCAAATAAACGTGGAATTTACCACAGCTCAAGTGAAGTGCTTTGGAAGGTTTGAAATTAGACCCTGAAAGTGGT of the Cololabis saira isolate AMF1-May2022 chromosome 11, fColSai1.1, whole genome shotgun sequence genome contains:
- the LOC133454893 gene encoding E3 SUMO-protein ligase ZBED1-like, translating into MTAAARLLPYEHMPCIAHSLQRSITMAIRDSGLENVLAKCRKLVGHFKHSPANSAELRRQQEESGQQQEPLIQDVSTRWNSTVSMITRLLRNKDAVRATLELHQQRSTPAMLTNAELEKIEKLEILLEPCRYVTELLGGEQYISCSVVLPALCHLFRVMEGSDDDPGYVLRFKAAFTSDLSKRKESTNVQWLKVATALDPRFKDLKCLPRSEREGVWKSIKEESSQQSEPHRETEPDPTKKKMSLLLAASDSDEEGDPASDMSVDRYRGEPSISIEDCPLKWWSGHAGAYPSLAPLAQKYLATPATTVPCERLFSLSGHILQKKRAALSTDIVTRLVCVSNWLKEKK